In one Pogona vitticeps strain Pit_001003342236 chromosome 14, PviZW2.1, whole genome shotgun sequence genomic region, the following are encoded:
- the EWSR1 gene encoding RNA-binding protein EWS isoform X3 — protein MASTDYSTYTQAAAQQGYAAYAAQPTQGYAQTTQAYGQQSYGTYGQPTDVNYTQAQTTATYGQTAYASSYGQPPTVEGTSTGYTAPAAAQAYSQPAQGYGTAAYDTTTATVTTTQASYAAPSAYGTQPSYASYGQQPAAAAPTRPQDGSKPAETSQTQSSTTGYSQPSLGYGQSNYSYQVPGSYPMQPVTAPPSYPPTSYSSSQPSSYDQSTYSQQSSYGQQGSYGQGGGYGQQSSYGQQPPTSYPPPTGSYSQTPSQYSQQGSSYGQPSSFRQDHPSSMGVYGQDSGGFSGPGESRNLSGPDNRGRGRGGGFDRGGVSRGGRGGGGGGRGGMGSAGERGGFNKPGGHMDEGPDLDLGPPLDLDDDVDNSSVYVQGLTDNVTLEELTDFFKQCGVVKMNKRTGQPMITIYLDKDTGKPKGDATVCYDDPPTAKAAVEWLDGKDFQGSKLKVSLPRKKLPLNSMRGGMPPREPRGMPPPLRGGPGGPGGPGGPGGPMGRMGGRGGDRGGGGFAPRGPRGSRGNPSGGGNVQHRAGDWQCPNPGCGNQNFAWRTECNQCKAPKPEGFLPPPFPPPGPGFLLGKPLPLRGLIYGTNSGGDRGRGGPGGMRGGGRGGLMDRGGPGGMFRGGRGGDRGGFRGGRGMDRGGFGGGRRGGPGGPPGPLMEQMGGRGGRRGGPGKMDKGEHRPDRRDRPY, from the exons atggcgtCCACGG ATTATAGTACCTACACTCAAGCTGCAGCCCAGCAGGG ctacGCTGCTTATGCAGCTCAGCCAACTCAAGGATATGCACAGACCACCCAG GCCTACGGGCAGCAAAGCTATGGAACCTACGGGCAGCCCACTGATGTCAACTATACTCAAGCTCAGACGACTGCTACTTACGGGCAAACTGCATATGCAAGTTCCTATGGGCAGCCTCCCACTG TAGAAGGGACCAGCACAG gttACACTGCCCCGGCTGCTGCCCAGGCTTATAGCCAGCCTGCCCAGGGATATGGCACTGCTGCTTATGATACAACCACAGCTACAGTTACCACCACACAGGCTTCTTATGCAGCCCCGTCTGCTTATGGCACTCAGCCTTCCTATGCTTCCTATGGGCAGCAGCCAGCAGCAGCTGCACCTACAAG ACCCCAAGATGGCAGCAAACCTGCTGAGACTAGCCAGACTCAGTCGAGTACAACAGGCTACAGCCAGCCTAGTCTAGGTTATGGGCAGAGTAACTACAGCTATCAAGTCCCTGGAAGTTACCCCATGCAGCCAGTTACTGCACCTCCATCCTATCCGCCCACCAG TTACTCCTCTTCGCAGCCAAGCAGCTACGACCAGAGCACTTACTCTCAGCAGAGTAGCTACGGACAGCAAGGCAGCTACGGACAAGGAGGTGGCTACGGGCAGCAAAGCAGCTACGGGCAGCAGCCTCCCACCAGCTACCCACCTCCCACTGGATCCTACAGCCAGACTCCAAGCCAGTACAGCCAGCAGGGCAGCAGCTATGGGCAACCGA GTTCATTCCGTCAAGACCATCCCAGCAGCATGGGTGTGTATGGCCAGGACTCTGGAGGCTTTTCAGGCCCAGGAGAAAGCCGGAACTTGAGTGGCCCTGATAACCGGGGCAGGGGAAGAGGCGGGGGATTTGATCGTGGAGGCGTGAGCAGAGGtgggcggggaggaggaggaggaggccgcgGCGGAATGGG CAGCGCTGGAGAGCGAGGTGGCTTCAATAAGCCTGGTG GACACATGGATGAAGGGCCAGACCTTGACTTAG GCCCACCTTTAGACCTAGATGATGATGTTGATAACAGTTCAGTATACGTTCAAGGGTTAACTGACAACGTGACCTTAGAGGAGCTGACGGATTTCTTCAAACAGTGTGGTGTCGTTAAG ATGAACAAAAGAACTGGACAGCCCATGATAACAATCTACCTGGACAAGGACACAGGAAAACCCAAAGGGGACGCTACTGTGTGCTATGATGACCCGCCAACTGCTAAAGCCGCAGTAGAATGGCTTGATG GTAAAGACTTCCAGGGCAGCAAACTCAAAGTCTCTCTTCCTCGGAAGAAGCTGCCATTGAACAGCATGCGAGGTGGAATGCCCCCACGTGAGCCACGTGGGATGCCTCCCCCTCTCCGTGGAG GCCCTGGAGGCCCCGGGGGGCCAGGCGGTCCTGGTGGCCCAATGGGCCGAATGGGAGGCCGAGGTGGTGACAGGGGTGGCGGCGGCTTTGCCCCAAGAGGACCGCGGGGGTCCCGAGGAAACCCTTCCGGTGGAGGAAACGTCCAGCACAGAGCAGGAGACTGGCAGTGTCCCAACCC GGGATGCGGAAACCAGAACTTTGCCTGGAGAACAGAATGCAACCAATGCAAGGCTCCTAAACCGGAaggcttcctccccccacccttccCGCCTCCAG GTCCTGGATTCTTGCTTGGAAAACCGCTGCCACTTAGAGGGCTCATATACGGGACAAATAGTG GTGGTGATCGTGGCAGGGGTGGCCCCGGTGGCATGAGAGGCGGTGGCCGAGGGGGCCTCATGGACCGCGGTGGCCCCGGGGGCATGTTCCGAGGGGGCCGCGGTGGAGACCGAGGTGGATTCAGAGGCGGCCGAGGCATGGACCGAGGCGGATTCGGAGGGGGCCGCCGAGGAGGACCCGGTGGGCCCCCCGGGCCTCTTATGGAGCAGATGGGAGGCAGAGGCGGCCGACGTGGCGGACCAGGAAAGATGGACAA GGGGGAGCATCGCCCGGATCGCAGAGACCGGCCATACTAG
- the EWSR1 gene encoding RNA-binding protein EWS isoform X16, which produces MASTDYSTYTQAAAQQGYAAYAAQPTQGYAQTTQQAYGQQSYGTYGQPTDVNYTQAQTTATYGQTAYASSYGQPPTGYTAPAAAQAYSQPAQGYGTAAYDTTTATVTTTQASYAAPSAYGTQPSYASYGQQPAAAAPTRPQDGSKPAETSQTQSSTTGYSQPSLGYGQSNYSYQVPGSYPMQPVTAPPSYPPTSYSSSQPSSYDQSTYSQQSSYGQQGSYGQGGGYGQQSSYGQQPPTSYPPPTGSYSQTPSQYSQQGSSYGQPSSFRQDHPSSMGVYGQDSGGFSGPGESRNLSGPDNRGRGRGGGFDRGGVSRGGRGGGGGGRGGMGSAGERGGFNKPGGHMDEGPDLDLGPPLDLDDDVDNSSVYVQGLTDNVTLEELTDFFKQCGVVKMNKRTGQPMITIYLDKDTGKPKGDATVCYDDPPTAKAAVEWLDGKDFQGSKLKVSLPRKKLPLNSMRGGMPPREPRGMPPPLRGGPGGPGGPGGPGGPMGRMGGRGGDRGGGGFAPRGPRGSRGNPSGGGNVQHRAGDWQCPNPGCGNQNFAWRTECNQCKAPKPEGFLPPPFPPPGGDRGRGGPGGMRGGGRGGLMDRGGPGGMFRGGRGGDRGGFRGGRGMDRGGFGGGRRGGPGGPPGPLMEQMGGRGGRRGGPGKMDKGEHRPDRRDRPY; this is translated from the exons atggcgtCCACGG ATTATAGTACCTACACTCAAGCTGCAGCCCAGCAGGG ctacGCTGCTTATGCAGCTCAGCCAACTCAAGGATATGCACAGACCACCCAG CAGGCCTACGGGCAGCAAAGCTATGGAACCTACGGGCAGCCCACTGATGTCAACTATACTCAAGCTCAGACGACTGCTACTTACGGGCAAACTGCATATGCAAGTTCCTATGGGCAGCCTCCCACTG gttACACTGCCCCGGCTGCTGCCCAGGCTTATAGCCAGCCTGCCCAGGGATATGGCACTGCTGCTTATGATACAACCACAGCTACAGTTACCACCACACAGGCTTCTTATGCAGCCCCGTCTGCTTATGGCACTCAGCCTTCCTATGCTTCCTATGGGCAGCAGCCAGCAGCAGCTGCACCTACAAG ACCCCAAGATGGCAGCAAACCTGCTGAGACTAGCCAGACTCAGTCGAGTACAACAGGCTACAGCCAGCCTAGTCTAGGTTATGGGCAGAGTAACTACAGCTATCAAGTCCCTGGAAGTTACCCCATGCAGCCAGTTACTGCACCTCCATCCTATCCGCCCACCAG TTACTCCTCTTCGCAGCCAAGCAGCTACGACCAGAGCACTTACTCTCAGCAGAGTAGCTACGGACAGCAAGGCAGCTACGGACAAGGAGGTGGCTACGGGCAGCAAAGCAGCTACGGGCAGCAGCCTCCCACCAGCTACCCACCTCCCACTGGATCCTACAGCCAGACTCCAAGCCAGTACAGCCAGCAGGGCAGCAGCTATGGGCAACCGA GTTCATTCCGTCAAGACCATCCCAGCAGCATGGGTGTGTATGGCCAGGACTCTGGAGGCTTTTCAGGCCCAGGAGAAAGCCGGAACTTGAGTGGCCCTGATAACCGGGGCAGGGGAAGAGGCGGGGGATTTGATCGTGGAGGCGTGAGCAGAGGtgggcggggaggaggaggaggaggccgcgGCGGAATGGG CAGCGCTGGAGAGCGAGGTGGCTTCAATAAGCCTGGTG GACACATGGATGAAGGGCCAGACCTTGACTTAG GCCCACCTTTAGACCTAGATGATGATGTTGATAACAGTTCAGTATACGTTCAAGGGTTAACTGACAACGTGACCTTAGAGGAGCTGACGGATTTCTTCAAACAGTGTGGTGTCGTTAAG ATGAACAAAAGAACTGGACAGCCCATGATAACAATCTACCTGGACAAGGACACAGGAAAACCCAAAGGGGACGCTACTGTGTGCTATGATGACCCGCCAACTGCTAAAGCCGCAGTAGAATGGCTTGATG GTAAAGACTTCCAGGGCAGCAAACTCAAAGTCTCTCTTCCTCGGAAGAAGCTGCCATTGAACAGCATGCGAGGTGGAATGCCCCCACGTGAGCCACGTGGGATGCCTCCCCCTCTCCGTGGAG GCCCTGGAGGCCCCGGGGGGCCAGGCGGTCCTGGTGGCCCAATGGGCCGAATGGGAGGCCGAGGTGGTGACAGGGGTGGCGGCGGCTTTGCCCCAAGAGGACCGCGGGGGTCCCGAGGAAACCCTTCCGGTGGAGGAAACGTCCAGCACAGAGCAGGAGACTGGCAGTGTCCCAACCC GGGATGCGGAAACCAGAACTTTGCCTGGAGAACAGAATGCAACCAATGCAAGGCTCCTAAACCGGAaggcttcctccccccacccttccCGCCTCCAG GTGGTGATCGTGGCAGGGGTGGCCCCGGTGGCATGAGAGGCGGTGGCCGAGGGGGCCTCATGGACCGCGGTGGCCCCGGGGGCATGTTCCGAGGGGGCCGCGGTGGAGACCGAGGTGGATTCAGAGGCGGCCGAGGCATGGACCGAGGCGGATTCGGAGGGGGCCGCCGAGGAGGACCCGGTGGGCCCCCCGGGCCTCTTATGGAGCAGATGGGAGGCAGAGGCGGCCGACGTGGCGGACCAGGAAAGATGGACAA GGGGGAGCATCGCCCGGATCGCAGAGACCGGCCATACTAG
- the EWSR1 gene encoding RNA-binding protein EWS isoform X1 codes for MASTDYSTYTQAAAQQGYAAYAAQPTQGYAQTTQQAYGQQSYGTYGQPTDVNYTQAQTTATYGQTAYASSYGQPPTVEGTSTGYTAPAAAQAYSQPAQGYGTAAYDTTTATVTTTQASYAAPSAYGTQPSYASYGQQPAAAAPTRPQDGSKPAETSQTQSSTTGYSQPSLGYGQSNYSYQVPGSYPMQPVTAPPSYPPTSYSSSQPSSYDQSTYSQQSSYGQQGSYGQGGGYGQQSSYGQQPPTSYPPPTGSYSQTPSQYSQQGSSYGQPSSFRQDHPSSMGVYGQDSGGFSGPGESRNLSGPDNRGRGRGGGFDRGGVSRGGRGGGGGGRGGMGSAGERGGFNKPGGHMDEGPDLDLGPPLDLDDDVDNSSVYVQGLTDNVTLEELTDFFKQCGVVKMNKRTGQPMITIYLDKDTGKPKGDATVCYDDPPTAKAAVEWLDGKDFQGSKLKVSLPRKKLPLNSMRGGMPPREPRGMPPPLRGGPGGPGGPGGPGGPMGRMGGRGGDRGGGGFAPRGPRGSRGNPSGGGNVQHRAGDWQCPNPGCGNQNFAWRTECNQCKAPKPEGFLPPPFPPPGPGFLLGKPLPLRGLIYGTNSGGDRGRGGPGGMRGGGRGGLMDRGGPGGMFRGGRGGDRGGFRGGRGMDRGGFGGGRRGGPGGPPGPLMEQMGGRGGRRGGPGKMDKGEHRPDRRDRPY; via the exons atggcgtCCACGG ATTATAGTACCTACACTCAAGCTGCAGCCCAGCAGGG ctacGCTGCTTATGCAGCTCAGCCAACTCAAGGATATGCACAGACCACCCAG CAGGCCTACGGGCAGCAAAGCTATGGAACCTACGGGCAGCCCACTGATGTCAACTATACTCAAGCTCAGACGACTGCTACTTACGGGCAAACTGCATATGCAAGTTCCTATGGGCAGCCTCCCACTG TAGAAGGGACCAGCACAG gttACACTGCCCCGGCTGCTGCCCAGGCTTATAGCCAGCCTGCCCAGGGATATGGCACTGCTGCTTATGATACAACCACAGCTACAGTTACCACCACACAGGCTTCTTATGCAGCCCCGTCTGCTTATGGCACTCAGCCTTCCTATGCTTCCTATGGGCAGCAGCCAGCAGCAGCTGCACCTACAAG ACCCCAAGATGGCAGCAAACCTGCTGAGACTAGCCAGACTCAGTCGAGTACAACAGGCTACAGCCAGCCTAGTCTAGGTTATGGGCAGAGTAACTACAGCTATCAAGTCCCTGGAAGTTACCCCATGCAGCCAGTTACTGCACCTCCATCCTATCCGCCCACCAG TTACTCCTCTTCGCAGCCAAGCAGCTACGACCAGAGCACTTACTCTCAGCAGAGTAGCTACGGACAGCAAGGCAGCTACGGACAAGGAGGTGGCTACGGGCAGCAAAGCAGCTACGGGCAGCAGCCTCCCACCAGCTACCCACCTCCCACTGGATCCTACAGCCAGACTCCAAGCCAGTACAGCCAGCAGGGCAGCAGCTATGGGCAACCGA GTTCATTCCGTCAAGACCATCCCAGCAGCATGGGTGTGTATGGCCAGGACTCTGGAGGCTTTTCAGGCCCAGGAGAAAGCCGGAACTTGAGTGGCCCTGATAACCGGGGCAGGGGAAGAGGCGGGGGATTTGATCGTGGAGGCGTGAGCAGAGGtgggcggggaggaggaggaggaggccgcgGCGGAATGGG CAGCGCTGGAGAGCGAGGTGGCTTCAATAAGCCTGGTG GACACATGGATGAAGGGCCAGACCTTGACTTAG GCCCACCTTTAGACCTAGATGATGATGTTGATAACAGTTCAGTATACGTTCAAGGGTTAACTGACAACGTGACCTTAGAGGAGCTGACGGATTTCTTCAAACAGTGTGGTGTCGTTAAG ATGAACAAAAGAACTGGACAGCCCATGATAACAATCTACCTGGACAAGGACACAGGAAAACCCAAAGGGGACGCTACTGTGTGCTATGATGACCCGCCAACTGCTAAAGCCGCAGTAGAATGGCTTGATG GTAAAGACTTCCAGGGCAGCAAACTCAAAGTCTCTCTTCCTCGGAAGAAGCTGCCATTGAACAGCATGCGAGGTGGAATGCCCCCACGTGAGCCACGTGGGATGCCTCCCCCTCTCCGTGGAG GCCCTGGAGGCCCCGGGGGGCCAGGCGGTCCTGGTGGCCCAATGGGCCGAATGGGAGGCCGAGGTGGTGACAGGGGTGGCGGCGGCTTTGCCCCAAGAGGACCGCGGGGGTCCCGAGGAAACCCTTCCGGTGGAGGAAACGTCCAGCACAGAGCAGGAGACTGGCAGTGTCCCAACCC GGGATGCGGAAACCAGAACTTTGCCTGGAGAACAGAATGCAACCAATGCAAGGCTCCTAAACCGGAaggcttcctccccccacccttccCGCCTCCAG GTCCTGGATTCTTGCTTGGAAAACCGCTGCCACTTAGAGGGCTCATATACGGGACAAATAGTG GTGGTGATCGTGGCAGGGGTGGCCCCGGTGGCATGAGAGGCGGTGGCCGAGGGGGCCTCATGGACCGCGGTGGCCCCGGGGGCATGTTCCGAGGGGGCCGCGGTGGAGACCGAGGTGGATTCAGAGGCGGCCGAGGCATGGACCGAGGCGGATTCGGAGGGGGCCGCCGAGGAGGACCCGGTGGGCCCCCCGGGCCTCTTATGGAGCAGATGGGAGGCAGAGGCGGCCGACGTGGCGGACCAGGAAAGATGGACAA GGGGGAGCATCGCCCGGATCGCAGAGACCGGCCATACTAG
- the EWSR1 gene encoding RNA-binding protein EWS isoform X9, which translates to MASTDYSTYTQAAAQQGYAAYAAQPTQGYAQTTQQAYGQQSYGTYGQPTDVNYTQAQTTATYGQTAYASSYGQPPTVEGTSTGYTAPAAAQAYSQPAQGYGTAAYDTTTATVTTTQASYAAPSAYGTQPSYASYGQQPAAAAPTRPQDGSKPAETSQTQSSTTGYSQPSLGYGQSNYSYQVPGSYPMQPVTAPPSYPPTSYSSSQPSSYDQSTYSQQSSYGQQGSYGQGGGYGQQSSYGQQPPTSYPPPTGSYSQTPSQYSQQGSSYGQPSSFRQDHPSSMGVYGQDSGGFSGPGESRNLSGPDNRGRGRGGGFDRGGVSRGGRGGGGGGRGGMGSAGERGGFNKPGGHMDEGPDLDLGPPLDLDDDVDNSSVYVQGLTDNVTLEELTDFFKQCGVVKMNKRTGQPMITIYLDKDTGKPKGDATVCYDDPPTAKAAVEWLDGKDFQGSKLKVSLPRKKLPLNSMRGGMPPREPRGMPPPLRGGPGGPGGPGGPGGPMGRMGGRGGDRGGGGFAPRGPRGSRGNPSGGGNVQHRAGDWQCPNPGCGNQNFAWRTECNQCKAPKPEGFLPPPFPPPGGDRGRGGPGGMRGGGRGGLMDRGGPGGMFRGGRGGDRGGFRGGRGMDRGGFGGGRRGGPGGPPGPLMEQMGGRGGRRGGPGKMDKGEHRPDRRDRPY; encoded by the exons atggcgtCCACGG ATTATAGTACCTACACTCAAGCTGCAGCCCAGCAGGG ctacGCTGCTTATGCAGCTCAGCCAACTCAAGGATATGCACAGACCACCCAG CAGGCCTACGGGCAGCAAAGCTATGGAACCTACGGGCAGCCCACTGATGTCAACTATACTCAAGCTCAGACGACTGCTACTTACGGGCAAACTGCATATGCAAGTTCCTATGGGCAGCCTCCCACTG TAGAAGGGACCAGCACAG gttACACTGCCCCGGCTGCTGCCCAGGCTTATAGCCAGCCTGCCCAGGGATATGGCACTGCTGCTTATGATACAACCACAGCTACAGTTACCACCACACAGGCTTCTTATGCAGCCCCGTCTGCTTATGGCACTCAGCCTTCCTATGCTTCCTATGGGCAGCAGCCAGCAGCAGCTGCACCTACAAG ACCCCAAGATGGCAGCAAACCTGCTGAGACTAGCCAGACTCAGTCGAGTACAACAGGCTACAGCCAGCCTAGTCTAGGTTATGGGCAGAGTAACTACAGCTATCAAGTCCCTGGAAGTTACCCCATGCAGCCAGTTACTGCACCTCCATCCTATCCGCCCACCAG TTACTCCTCTTCGCAGCCAAGCAGCTACGACCAGAGCACTTACTCTCAGCAGAGTAGCTACGGACAGCAAGGCAGCTACGGACAAGGAGGTGGCTACGGGCAGCAAAGCAGCTACGGGCAGCAGCCTCCCACCAGCTACCCACCTCCCACTGGATCCTACAGCCAGACTCCAAGCCAGTACAGCCAGCAGGGCAGCAGCTATGGGCAACCGA GTTCATTCCGTCAAGACCATCCCAGCAGCATGGGTGTGTATGGCCAGGACTCTGGAGGCTTTTCAGGCCCAGGAGAAAGCCGGAACTTGAGTGGCCCTGATAACCGGGGCAGGGGAAGAGGCGGGGGATTTGATCGTGGAGGCGTGAGCAGAGGtgggcggggaggaggaggaggaggccgcgGCGGAATGGG CAGCGCTGGAGAGCGAGGTGGCTTCAATAAGCCTGGTG GACACATGGATGAAGGGCCAGACCTTGACTTAG GCCCACCTTTAGACCTAGATGATGATGTTGATAACAGTTCAGTATACGTTCAAGGGTTAACTGACAACGTGACCTTAGAGGAGCTGACGGATTTCTTCAAACAGTGTGGTGTCGTTAAG ATGAACAAAAGAACTGGACAGCCCATGATAACAATCTACCTGGACAAGGACACAGGAAAACCCAAAGGGGACGCTACTGTGTGCTATGATGACCCGCCAACTGCTAAAGCCGCAGTAGAATGGCTTGATG GTAAAGACTTCCAGGGCAGCAAACTCAAAGTCTCTCTTCCTCGGAAGAAGCTGCCATTGAACAGCATGCGAGGTGGAATGCCCCCACGTGAGCCACGTGGGATGCCTCCCCCTCTCCGTGGAG GCCCTGGAGGCCCCGGGGGGCCAGGCGGTCCTGGTGGCCCAATGGGCCGAATGGGAGGCCGAGGTGGTGACAGGGGTGGCGGCGGCTTTGCCCCAAGAGGACCGCGGGGGTCCCGAGGAAACCCTTCCGGTGGAGGAAACGTCCAGCACAGAGCAGGAGACTGGCAGTGTCCCAACCC GGGATGCGGAAACCAGAACTTTGCCTGGAGAACAGAATGCAACCAATGCAAGGCTCCTAAACCGGAaggcttcctccccccacccttccCGCCTCCAG GTGGTGATCGTGGCAGGGGTGGCCCCGGTGGCATGAGAGGCGGTGGCCGAGGGGGCCTCATGGACCGCGGTGGCCCCGGGGGCATGTTCCGAGGGGGCCGCGGTGGAGACCGAGGTGGATTCAGAGGCGGCCGAGGCATGGACCGAGGCGGATTCGGAGGGGGCCGCCGAGGAGGACCCGGTGGGCCCCCCGGGCCTCTTATGGAGCAGATGGGAGGCAGAGGCGGCCGACGTGGCGGACCAGGAAAGATGGACAA GGGGGAGCATCGCCCGGATCGCAGAGACCGGCCATACTAG
- the EWSR1 gene encoding RNA-binding protein EWS isoform X2 has translation MASTDYSTYTQAAAQQGYAAYAAQPTQGYAQTTQQAYGQQSYGTYGQPTDVNYTQAQTTATYGQTAYASSYGQPPTVEGTSTGYTAPAAAQAYSQPAQGYGTAAYDTTTATVTTTQASYAAPSAYGTQPSYASYGQQPAAAAPTRPQDGSKPAETSQTQSSTTGYSQPSLGYGQSNYSYQVPGSYPMQPVTAPPSYPPTSYSSSQPSSYDQSTYSQQSSYGQQGSYGQGGGYGQQSSYGQQPPTSYPPPTGSYSQTPSQYSQQGSSYGQPSSFRQDHPSSMGVYGQDSGGFSGPGESRNLSGPDNRGRGRGGGFDRGGVSRGGRGGGGGGRGGMGAGERGGFNKPGGHMDEGPDLDLGPPLDLDDDVDNSSVYVQGLTDNVTLEELTDFFKQCGVVKMNKRTGQPMITIYLDKDTGKPKGDATVCYDDPPTAKAAVEWLDGKDFQGSKLKVSLPRKKLPLNSMRGGMPPREPRGMPPPLRGGPGGPGGPGGPGGPMGRMGGRGGDRGGGGFAPRGPRGSRGNPSGGGNVQHRAGDWQCPNPGCGNQNFAWRTECNQCKAPKPEGFLPPPFPPPGPGFLLGKPLPLRGLIYGTNSGGDRGRGGPGGMRGGGRGGLMDRGGPGGMFRGGRGGDRGGFRGGRGMDRGGFGGGRRGGPGGPPGPLMEQMGGRGGRRGGPGKMDKGEHRPDRRDRPY, from the exons atggcgtCCACGG ATTATAGTACCTACACTCAAGCTGCAGCCCAGCAGGG ctacGCTGCTTATGCAGCTCAGCCAACTCAAGGATATGCACAGACCACCCAG CAGGCCTACGGGCAGCAAAGCTATGGAACCTACGGGCAGCCCACTGATGTCAACTATACTCAAGCTCAGACGACTGCTACTTACGGGCAAACTGCATATGCAAGTTCCTATGGGCAGCCTCCCACTG TAGAAGGGACCAGCACAG gttACACTGCCCCGGCTGCTGCCCAGGCTTATAGCCAGCCTGCCCAGGGATATGGCACTGCTGCTTATGATACAACCACAGCTACAGTTACCACCACACAGGCTTCTTATGCAGCCCCGTCTGCTTATGGCACTCAGCCTTCCTATGCTTCCTATGGGCAGCAGCCAGCAGCAGCTGCACCTACAAG ACCCCAAGATGGCAGCAAACCTGCTGAGACTAGCCAGACTCAGTCGAGTACAACAGGCTACAGCCAGCCTAGTCTAGGTTATGGGCAGAGTAACTACAGCTATCAAGTCCCTGGAAGTTACCCCATGCAGCCAGTTACTGCACCTCCATCCTATCCGCCCACCAG TTACTCCTCTTCGCAGCCAAGCAGCTACGACCAGAGCACTTACTCTCAGCAGAGTAGCTACGGACAGCAAGGCAGCTACGGACAAGGAGGTGGCTACGGGCAGCAAAGCAGCTACGGGCAGCAGCCTCCCACCAGCTACCCACCTCCCACTGGATCCTACAGCCAGACTCCAAGCCAGTACAGCCAGCAGGGCAGCAGCTATGGGCAACCGA GTTCATTCCGTCAAGACCATCCCAGCAGCATGGGTGTGTATGGCCAGGACTCTGGAGGCTTTTCAGGCCCAGGAGAAAGCCGGAACTTGAGTGGCCCTGATAACCGGGGCAGGGGAAGAGGCGGGGGATTTGATCGTGGAGGCGTGAGCAGAGGtgggcggggaggaggaggaggaggccgcgGCGGAATGGG CGCTGGAGAGCGAGGTGGCTTCAATAAGCCTGGTG GACACATGGATGAAGGGCCAGACCTTGACTTAG GCCCACCTTTAGACCTAGATGATGATGTTGATAACAGTTCAGTATACGTTCAAGGGTTAACTGACAACGTGACCTTAGAGGAGCTGACGGATTTCTTCAAACAGTGTGGTGTCGTTAAG ATGAACAAAAGAACTGGACAGCCCATGATAACAATCTACCTGGACAAGGACACAGGAAAACCCAAAGGGGACGCTACTGTGTGCTATGATGACCCGCCAACTGCTAAAGCCGCAGTAGAATGGCTTGATG GTAAAGACTTCCAGGGCAGCAAACTCAAAGTCTCTCTTCCTCGGAAGAAGCTGCCATTGAACAGCATGCGAGGTGGAATGCCCCCACGTGAGCCACGTGGGATGCCTCCCCCTCTCCGTGGAG GCCCTGGAGGCCCCGGGGGGCCAGGCGGTCCTGGTGGCCCAATGGGCCGAATGGGAGGCCGAGGTGGTGACAGGGGTGGCGGCGGCTTTGCCCCAAGAGGACCGCGGGGGTCCCGAGGAAACCCTTCCGGTGGAGGAAACGTCCAGCACAGAGCAGGAGACTGGCAGTGTCCCAACCC GGGATGCGGAAACCAGAACTTTGCCTGGAGAACAGAATGCAACCAATGCAAGGCTCCTAAACCGGAaggcttcctccccccacccttccCGCCTCCAG GTCCTGGATTCTTGCTTGGAAAACCGCTGCCACTTAGAGGGCTCATATACGGGACAAATAGTG GTGGTGATCGTGGCAGGGGTGGCCCCGGTGGCATGAGAGGCGGTGGCCGAGGGGGCCTCATGGACCGCGGTGGCCCCGGGGGCATGTTCCGAGGGGGCCGCGGTGGAGACCGAGGTGGATTCAGAGGCGGCCGAGGCATGGACCGAGGCGGATTCGGAGGGGGCCGCCGAGGAGGACCCGGTGGGCCCCCCGGGCCTCTTATGGAGCAGATGGGAGGCAGAGGCGGCCGACGTGGCGGACCAGGAAAGATGGACAA GGGGGAGCATCGCCCGGATCGCAGAGACCGGCCATACTAG